In Endozoicomonas sp. GU-1, one DNA window encodes the following:
- a CDS encoding twin-arginine translocation signal domain-containing protein — MEAGSSKLQNHRDFHEQLESLDDQPDNFSGNSTLDDVVEKSRRNFMKGGLGLAMAGFLAGCMGTTGQSHNGLGGSAAGNLRRADIGFKPIPIEQDPMFDAINVPEGYTASVFFHGVTR, encoded by the coding sequence ATGGAAGCCGGATCTTCAAAGTTACAGAACCATCGTGATTTTCATGAACAGCTGGAGTCGCTGGATGATCAGCCAGATAACTTCTCTGGCAACAGCACCCTGGATGACGTGGTAGAAAAAAGTCGGCGGAACTTTATGAAAGGCGGCCTGGGTCTGGCCATGGCAGGCTTTCTGGCTGGCTGTATGGGCACGACCGGGCAGAGTCATAATGGTCTGGGTGGCAGTGCTGCTGGAAACCTGCGGCGGGCGGACATTGGATTCAAGCCCATTCCCATTGAGCAGGACCCCATGTTTGATGCCATCAATGTGCCTGAAGGCTATACGGCCAGCGTCTTTTTTCATGGGGTGACCCGGTAG
- a CDS encoding tetratricopeptide repeat protein: MEFTTARKTHNRQIFLKSLLISTHRTLAQLWFMAAGYRKALSYAEQIRSADAAADSRHVDNSLQVLMAHCHYQLSDYRSSTALISSVIEQADQPEESWLQLLRASYQAQNDYEKTARVLETMVELFGKPDYFLALSAIYGQLGQQARQISLLESLHEKRQLTSASHLKALGILYVQQGMPAKAAAVLGYGIDSNHLEASAENLRLLAQAWLRARNNDSAIKVLVRASSLHNDKKVDLLLARTFLTMRDWESAATGLQRVLDNQGNKDSEVWLLLGMARFHQGDYASAESAFINARDRGKAWVHKSARQWLNHVQAEQKKSMTATPGLAM, translated from the coding sequence ATGGAATTTACCACCGCACGTAAAACACACAACAGGCAGATATTCCTGAAGTCTTTGCTGATCAGCACCCATCGGACACTGGCACAACTCTGGTTTATGGCAGCCGGATATCGTAAGGCACTGTCGTATGCTGAGCAAATCCGGTCTGCCGATGCTGCAGCGGATAGCCGTCATGTAGATAACAGTCTTCAGGTCCTGATGGCTCACTGTCATTATCAGTTGTCTGATTATCGCAGCTCTACTGCCTTGATTTCATCAGTTATTGAGCAAGCCGATCAACCCGAAGAAAGCTGGCTGCAACTATTAAGAGCCAGCTATCAGGCTCAGAATGATTATGAAAAAACCGCCCGGGTGCTTGAGACTATGGTGGAACTTTTTGGCAAACCGGACTATTTCCTGGCACTGTCGGCAATCTACGGCCAGCTTGGGCAACAGGCCAGGCAGATCAGTCTGCTGGAAAGTCTTCATGAAAAACGACAGTTGACCAGTGCTTCTCATCTGAAAGCCCTGGGCATTCTCTATGTTCAGCAGGGTATGCCAGCAAAAGCTGCTGCGGTGCTGGGTTACGGCATCGACAGCAACCATCTTGAAGCGTCCGCAGAGAATCTGCGTCTTCTGGCACAGGCCTGGCTCCGGGCCCGGAACAATGACAGCGCCATCAAGGTTCTGGTCAGGGCATCGTCGCTCCATAACGATAAAAAAGTCGATCTTTTGCTGGCCAGGACCTTTCTGACCATGCGTGATTGGGAGAGTGCGGCAACCGGTTTACAACGGGTGCTTGATAACCAGGGCAACAAAGACTCCGAAGTATGGCTACTGCTGGGCATGGCAAGGTTCCACCAGGGGGACTATGCCAGCGCTGAGTCGGCCTTTATCAATGCCCGTGACCGGGGAAAGGCATGGGTGCATAAGTCAGCCCGGCAATGGCTGAACCATGTGCAGGCTGAGCAGAAAAAGTCGATGACTGCAACGCCAGGGCTGGCAATGTAA
- a CDS encoding energy transducer TonB, whose product MLRGRPVPDVSPAGYPARQWVAESIAPFFARILAALIASFIALLMFLGMKALISPSESHLNRPSARDMLDFVRVKTVEKTVAKKQQAAPPEAPVIPPSPPMPAFTSELPALEHIPLPSPTVAPGIAMNDLGFNLGAMEEADYLPIVKVAPVYPERALNRGIEGQCTVEYTVNRDGSVRDVVVIESLCDSWLFHRPSVQAAIRFRYQPRMVDGQAVEVFGLRNQFTYRIQ is encoded by the coding sequence TTGCTACGCGGGAGGCCGGTTCCTGATGTTTCACCAGCAGGTTACCCTGCCAGGCAATGGGTTGCTGAATCCATCGCCCCGTTTTTTGCCCGGATTCTGGCAGCTCTTATTGCTTCATTTATTGCCCTGTTAATGTTCCTGGGGATGAAGGCACTGATCTCCCCTTCGGAAAGTCATCTTAATCGACCGTCGGCCAGGGATATGCTGGATTTTGTGCGCGTTAAAACCGTTGAAAAAACAGTGGCAAAAAAACAGCAGGCAGCACCACCCGAAGCGCCGGTCATCCCTCCATCACCACCCATGCCTGCCTTTACCAGTGAGTTGCCAGCGCTTGAGCACATACCCCTGCCGTCACCCACAGTAGCGCCCGGTATCGCCATGAATGATCTTGGGTTTAACCTGGGTGCTATGGAAGAAGCGGACTACCTGCCCATTGTTAAAGTGGCACCGGTCTACCCCGAACGTGCCCTGAACCGTGGTATCGAAGGGCAGTGTACCGTTGAATATACCGTGAACCGGGATGGCTCGGTGCGTGATGTCGTCGTGATTGAGTCTCTGTGTGACAGCTGGTTGTTTCACAGGCCTTCTGTTCAGGCTGCCATTCGTTTTCGCTATCAACCCAGAATGGTTGATGGTCAGGCGGTGGAGGTCTTTGGCCTTCGTAATCAGTTTACCTACCGGATACAGTGA
- a CDS encoding ExbD/TolR family protein, translating into MRKFAWQQEEDQELNIDMTPMLDVVFILLIFFIVTASFIKETGIEVNRPQASTGKQQESAAILVALGADDTFWIDGRQVQSHSIRANIERLHSENPQGTLVIQADRMSRNEALITVMDAARAAGVENLAIATREAGS; encoded by the coding sequence ATGAGAAAGTTTGCCTGGCAGCAGGAGGAGGATCAGGAACTGAATATCGACATGACCCCCATGCTGGATGTTGTGTTTATCCTGCTGATATTTTTTATAGTGACAGCCAGTTTTATCAAGGAAACCGGTATCGAGGTGAATCGCCCCCAGGCCTCAACCGGGAAGCAACAGGAAAGTGCCGCCATACTGGTGGCACTTGGGGCAGACGACACTTTCTGGATTGATGGGCGTCAGGTCCAGAGCCATAGCATCCGGGCCAATATCGAGCGATTGCACAGTGAGAATCCCCAGGGCACCCTGGTGATTCAAGCCGACAGAATGTCCCGTAATGAGGCATTGATTACGGTTATGGATGCGGCACGTGCTGCCGGGGTGGAGAACCTGGCCATTGCTACGCGGGAGGCCGGTTCCTGA
- a CDS encoding DUF3450 domain-containing protein, which yields MRDLLAEKRRKRNSAVAGISWVQPTRYLPVMLLALGVWGNTLASSSVNDLTALGQQRIAANQQAQKTIEAIDDETDRMETRWLQQMKQLEGLKVYNRILLNQLDEQQREIAEINASIERAVDIERQVIPLIDRMITGLEQFIRLDVPFLPLERRQRLDNLKSMLNDPDVATADKLANVFAAYQEENKYGRTIEAYRGEMVVDNQTLPVEFLRIGRVALLYQTPAKDRMGAWNPGLRQWVSLNPSEYRRQMHKGLQIARKL from the coding sequence GTGAGAGACCTTCTTGCAGAAAAGCGCAGAAAAAGGAATTCCGCTGTTGCTGGCATCAGCTGGGTACAGCCAACCCGTTACCTGCCCGTCATGCTGTTGGCCCTGGGCGTCTGGGGCAACACGCTGGCCAGTTCATCAGTGAATGATCTGACCGCATTGGGGCAGCAACGGATTGCAGCCAATCAACAGGCACAGAAAACCATTGAGGCTATCGATGATGAGACGGACAGAATGGAAACCCGGTGGTTGCAACAGATGAAACAGCTGGAGGGACTTAAGGTTTATAACCGGATTCTGTTGAATCAGCTGGATGAACAACAGCGGGAAATTGCCGAAATCAATGCGTCGATTGAACGGGCCGTGGATATTGAGCGACAGGTCATCCCCCTGATTGATCGTATGATCACAGGTTTGGAGCAGTTTATCCGACTGGATGTCCCTTTTCTGCCGTTAGAAAGGCGACAGCGACTGGATAACCTGAAATCCATGTTGAATGACCCGGATGTCGCTACCGCTGACAAACTGGCGAATGTCTTTGCAGCCTACCAGGAAGAGAATAAATACGGCAGGACCATCGAGGCCTATCGGGGGGAAATGGTGGTGGATAATCAAACACTCCCGGTGGAGTTTCTGAGAATCGGGCGAGTTGCGCTGCTTTATCAGACGCCCGCTAAGGACCGGATGGGAGCCTGGAATCCCGGGCTGCGCCAATGGGTTTCCCTGAACCCTTCTGAATACCGTCGACAGATGCACAAGGGGTTACAGATTGCCCGCAAACTCTGA
- a CDS encoding phytase, whose translation MKRISIHPDSGEVSEAGLVATDLSEIYGLCMYQPEPGAMHVFVNDKDGRYQQYELYQQGQKINGRKVRSFRVASQPEGCVAFDRQRVLFVGEESEGVWTIGADASAGTVLSPVVKTGSLLQDDVEGIAVYEQPGNAYLIVSSQGNDSYLVLDANAPYQVRGAFRVGINARAGIDGASETDGLDVTSAGLGTHFSRGMLVVQDGRNRMPEATQNFKYIPWQSIQTALNLE comes from the coding sequence ATGAAACGGATCAGTATTCACCCGGACAGTGGCGAAGTGTCCGAGGCCGGTCTTGTAGCAACTGACTTATCTGAAATCTATGGACTTTGCATGTATCAGCCAGAGCCCGGTGCGATGCATGTTTTTGTCAATGATAAGGACGGTCGTTATCAGCAATACGAACTCTATCAGCAGGGACAGAAAATTAATGGACGGAAGGTTCGCAGCTTCCGCGTCGCCTCTCAACCGGAAGGCTGTGTGGCGTTTGACCGACAGAGGGTGTTGTTTGTTGGTGAGGAGAGTGAGGGGGTCTGGACTATCGGGGCTGATGCCTCGGCAGGAACAGTTCTCTCTCCGGTGGTTAAGACAGGAAGTCTGCTGCAAGACGACGTGGAGGGCATTGCCGTCTATGAGCAACCGGGAAACGCCTATCTGATTGTCTCCAGTCAGGGAAACGACAGTTATCTGGTCCTCGATGCCAACGCACCCTATCAGGTCAGAGGAGCATTCCGCGTTGGGATTAACGCCCGGGCAGGCATTGATGGTGCTTCAGAGACCGATGGACTGGACGTCACCAGTGCCGGGCTGGGTACGCATTTTTCCCGGGGGATGCTGGTGGTTCAGGATGGCCGTAACCGAATGCCAGAGGCGACACAGAACTTCAAATATATCCCGTGGCAGTCCATTCAAACCGCATTAAACCTGGAGTAA
- a CDS encoding phytase, which produces MKKNFIVINGVIRAVGGAVMISLLAGCAAWTGSDDVILARAMSNTSNLSGETIIPLKVGDKGPEMWLATSERQGTLLLDRQGVPLDDLPGETEHLAVRHGVKLAGVSTSLAATVDTAANRPMIVSVDGQLARLKREALLPAPDFEIEDICLFRDRQQLIHLFLVDGAGRGEQWLVLDSASQTVMPRKIREFSLPPGSSSCAVDDANSRLFVLEEERGIWIYPADPEAGATRKPLSLSHTMITGLAGIPNGLLAIDQEQKTVYRFLLDADANVVENSRRSLSGIATPEQLSVYQPASDPQTASVFYLGLYDDETDQYSPGQWRSVRGRSCSN; this is translated from the coding sequence ATGAAAAAAAACTTTATCGTTATCAACGGTGTTATCAGAGCCGTTGGTGGGGCTGTCATGATCAGCCTGCTTGCTGGTTGTGCGGCTTGGACCGGGTCGGATGATGTCATTCTTGCCAGAGCCATGAGTAATACGTCAAACCTGTCGGGGGAAACCATTATCCCCTTAAAGGTTGGCGACAAGGGGCCTGAAATGTGGCTGGCGACCAGCGAGCGACAGGGAACGCTGTTGCTGGATCGTCAGGGCGTCCCTCTGGATGACCTCCCGGGTGAGACGGAGCATCTTGCTGTCCGGCATGGCGTAAAACTGGCAGGAGTCTCAACATCTCTTGCCGCCACGGTAGACACGGCGGCCAATCGACCAATGATAGTGTCGGTGGATGGCCAGCTAGCCCGCCTGAAAAGGGAAGCGTTACTGCCCGCTCCAGACTTTGAAATAGAAGATATCTGTCTGTTTCGGGATCGACAGCAATTAATCCATCTGTTTCTGGTGGATGGCGCGGGGCGTGGCGAGCAGTGGCTGGTGCTGGATAGTGCCAGCCAGACAGTGATGCCGCGAAAAATCAGGGAGTTCAGTCTGCCACCTGGCAGCTCATCCTGCGCGGTGGATGATGCCAATTCCCGATTATTTGTGCTGGAAGAAGAGCGCGGCATATGGATTTATCCAGCGGATCCAGAGGCCGGGGCAACCAGGAAGCCGCTATCACTGTCGCATACTATGATCACGGGGCTTGCTGGCATCCCGAATGGATTGCTGGCCATAGATCAGGAACAAAAAACAGTTTACCGCTTTTTGTTGGATGCTGATGCCAATGTGGTGGAAAACTCCCGCCGCTCCCTGTCTGGTATTGCAACACCGGAGCAGCTGTCGGTTTATCAACCCGCAAGCGATCCACAAACTGCGTCGGTTTTTTATCTTGGTTTATACGACGATGAAACGGATCAGTATTCACCCGGACAGTGGCGAAGTGTCCGAGGCCGGTCTTGTAGCAACTGA
- a CDS encoding TonB-dependent receptor domain-containing protein, which translates to MTGNFSYTDGSQPVVSGPDDFYQASSYTLTEAEKSTAETDDQIISVKLDLSKDFDWQNRPTVVKFGGKVSRRDKKASEDVWLVENINQPMTGFVNGGVDYSLSNFGPSVNPDAVRDAISGLPATLDDEKSTIGDYRITEDIDAAYIMGKVAIDRWRFLTGIRYEGTEFTSRGFGYDKDNSLAIAKTSDKSYRHWLPAFHARYRINDHQLIRAAWTNSVVRPTFEQARPGYVVELGDKAEFGNPALNPTESSNLDLGIETYLGRAGVFSAFVFYKNLRNFIYTTDLGGTGEYAAYSEARVAVNGDSGKVYGLELAYSKQFSELPPPWNGLLLNTNATFTDSSADVTGVDGGNLVTRNVKLPGQSDTTANVELGYDMDRFSLRLAANYKSHYLDEITRVADERYDLYVDDHTQIDLTSRYQVDDQVQVFFQVTNLNDAAFYK; encoded by the coding sequence ATTACCGGCAACTTCAGCTACACCGATGGAAGTCAACCGGTTGTCAGCGGACCCGATGACTTTTACCAGGCATCCAGTTACACACTTACGGAAGCTGAAAAATCCACTGCCGAGACCGATGACCAGATTATCAGCGTGAAGCTGGATCTTTCCAAAGACTTCGACTGGCAGAATCGCCCGACTGTGGTGAAGTTTGGTGGCAAGGTCAGTCGTCGTGACAAAAAAGCTTCGGAAGATGTCTGGCTGGTGGAAAATATTAATCAGCCGATGACCGGTTTCGTCAATGGTGGTGTGGATTATTCATTGAGTAACTTTGGTCCGTCGGTTAATCCCGATGCTGTTCGGGATGCCATCAGTGGTCTTCCTGCAACACTGGATGATGAAAAATCCACCATCGGAGACTACCGGATTACGGAAGACATTGATGCCGCGTATATCATGGGGAAAGTGGCTATTGACCGGTGGCGTTTCCTGACCGGCATCCGCTATGAAGGAACAGAGTTTACCTCCCGTGGTTTTGGCTATGACAAAGACAATAGTCTGGCCATAGCCAAAACCAGCGATAAAAGCTATCGACATTGGCTGCCTGCCTTCCACGCCCGTTATCGTATAAACGACCATCAGCTGATAAGAGCAGCCTGGACCAACTCGGTAGTCCGGCCAACCTTTGAACAGGCCAGGCCAGGGTATGTGGTGGAGCTGGGAGATAAAGCTGAGTTTGGTAACCCGGCACTCAATCCCACGGAGTCCAGTAATCTGGATCTCGGCATAGAGACTTACCTGGGACGGGCCGGAGTATTTTCAGCGTTTGTGTTCTATAAGAATCTCAGAAATTTCATCTATACCACGGATCTGGGCGGGACGGGTGAATACGCGGCCTATTCCGAGGCCAGGGTCGCGGTCAACGGTGATTCGGGTAAGGTGTATGGACTTGAGCTGGCATACTCTAAACAGTTTTCCGAATTGCCTCCGCCCTGGAATGGATTGCTGCTGAATACCAACGCCACGTTTACTGATTCCAGTGCCGACGTCACAGGCGTCGATGGTGGCAACCTGGTTACCCGCAATGTGAAATTGCCTGGTCAGTCAGATACTACGGCCAATGTTGAGCTGGGTTATGACATGGACCGCTTCAGTTTGCGTCTGGCAGCCAATTACAAGTCCCACTACCTGGATGAAATAACCCGGGTGGCTGATGAACGCTATGACCTTTATGTGGATGACCATACCCAGATTGATTTAACCAGCCGTTACCAGGTAGACGATCAGGTACAGGTTTTTTTCCAGGTGACTAACCTGAATGACGCCGCCTTTTATAAATAG
- a CDS encoding TonB-dependent receptor plug domain-containing protein has translation MNNNLFRPAVLALAISSSIYPMVAQAAGKVAGRLVTEGRQVALQGASVRLEELNLETSTNREGTFSFPAVNAGQYTLTVQYLGAETLARTVTVNDGQTSTEIFKLVMAGATEEVLVVGHAANLNRALNQQRVADGIISAVNADAIGQLPDANVAEALRRVSGVSVEMDQGEGRKVSIRGLSPDLNSVSINGMMVPSPDSGDRAVNLDVVSSELLESLQVIKTLTPDMDADAIGGTVNIKSLSAFDRDGFFYKVSGDGSHHGDTGQNSPGLAATVSDIFSVGEGQDNFGVAGAFSWNKRQFGSENIETGGAWNFDNTPPLLDEVELRNYDIERERLGATLNVDYRQR, from the coding sequence ATGAATAACAATCTGTTCAGGCCTGCTGTGCTGGCTCTGGCTATCAGTTCTTCGATATACCCAATGGTTGCTCAAGCGGCTGGCAAGGTTGCAGGGCGGTTAGTGACTGAAGGGCGTCAGGTGGCATTGCAGGGAGCTTCAGTCCGTCTGGAAGAATTAAACCTGGAGACATCAACCAATCGTGAAGGAACGTTTTCGTTCCCTGCCGTCAACGCGGGTCAGTACACCTTAACGGTTCAATACCTGGGCGCAGAAACCCTGGCTCGGACAGTGACTGTCAATGATGGTCAGACGTCAACTGAGATCTTTAAGCTGGTCATGGCCGGTGCAACCGAGGAAGTACTGGTTGTAGGTCATGCCGCTAACCTGAACCGGGCCCTGAACCAGCAGAGAGTTGCCGATGGGATTATCAGTGCCGTTAATGCCGATGCTATCGGACAGCTTCCCGATGCCAACGTGGCAGAAGCCTTGCGTCGGGTGTCCGGTGTCTCGGTTGAAATGGATCAGGGTGAAGGGCGTAAGGTCAGTATTCGAGGATTGTCACCGGACCTTAACTCGGTTTCTATCAATGGGATGATGGTACCCTCACCTGACAGCGGTGACCGTGCCGTTAATCTCGATGTTGTGTCGTCGGAGTTGCTTGAGTCTCTTCAGGTCATCAAAACCCTGACTCCGGATATGGACGCTGACGCCATTGGTGGCACTGTGAATATCAAAAGCCTGTCAGCTTTTGACCGGGATGGCTTTTTTTACAAAGTCAGTGGCGATGGATCCCACCATGGGGATACCGGGCAGAATAGCCCGGGCCTGGCGGCCACCGTCAGTGATATTTTCAGCGTGGGAGAGGGTCAGGATAATTTTGGCGTGGCAGGAGCTTTCAGCTGGAATAAGCGTCAATTCGGTTCTGAAAATATAGAGACCGGTGGTGCATGGAATTTTGATAACACGCCACCGTTACTCGATGAAGTTGAACTGAGGAACTACGACATTGAACGTGAACGGCTGGGAGCCACGCTGAATGTTGATTACCGGCAACGATAA
- a CDS encoding AraC family transcriptional regulator ligand-binding domain-containing protein — MIDLASSRGVEKHRLLRHTGLFYEDIITGNVIISPEQFLQLISNTRKLLKGDDVSFLFGHRLFPGNCGNLTEALLCSGNLYQALKMFCSNYLTTSPLLAMHMDMDDQFCHIRFFDTCGIQENERFVLDTMMAAISQRTRIFHKLPRISHRTLSL; from the coding sequence TTGATCGACCTGGCAAGCAGTCGGGGGGTTGAAAAGCATCGGTTACTGCGGCATACCGGGCTATTTTACGAGGATATTATTACGGGCAATGTGATAATCAGTCCTGAGCAGTTTCTTCAGCTTATCAGCAATACCAGAAAGCTGCTCAAAGGTGATGATGTCAGTTTTCTATTTGGACACCGGCTGTTTCCCGGAAACTGCGGCAACTTGACCGAAGCCCTGCTCTGCTCAGGCAACCTCTATCAAGCGCTGAAGATGTTCTGTAGCAATTACCTGACCACCTCACCATTATTGGCCATGCACATGGACATGGATGACCAGTTTTGCCACATTCGTTTCTTTGACACCTGTGGTATTCAGGAAAACGAACGGTTTGTACTGGACACCATGATGGCAGCCATCAGCCAGCGAACCCGGATATTTCATAAACTGCCCCGAATCTCGCACAGGACTTTGTCGCTCTAA
- a CDS encoding saccharopine dehydrogenase family protein — translation MNNQFDVIVFGATSFVGQLLCQYLVDRFNDNDQERLNWAIAGRSQAKLAQLKQKLQQPELPVLLADAADETSLKALCQQARVIVSTVGPYALYGESLVKACAEGGTDYCDLTGEVQWIRQMLDRYEETARNSGARIVHCSGFDSIPSDMGVYFTQKKAREVLGSFCSDISMRVKAARGGISGGTLASMTNLTREAANNPALRRQLANPYLLCPDNESLKARQEVVKTPTYDSGFGAWLAPFIMAGINSRVVLRSNALAEFPYGRDFRYSEAMLMGAGFKGRLQSSALVGGLGLFMLSMVIKPTRWFMERFVLPKPGEGPSPEAQKTGFYDIRFLGKTADGQEIRTRVVGQGDPGYGSTARMLGQVAAGLALDLHDNQQKSVKAGGFWTTSTLFGDRLIERLEKDAEVKFEVVG, via the coding sequence ATGAATAATCAATTTGATGTAATTGTATTCGGAGCGACCAGCTTCGTTGGACAACTACTTTGCCAGTACCTGGTTGACAGGTTTAACGACAATGACCAGGAGCGTCTTAACTGGGCGATAGCAGGGCGCTCTCAAGCCAAACTGGCTCAGTTAAAGCAGAAATTGCAACAGCCTGAACTACCTGTGCTGCTGGCTGACGCTGCTGATGAGACTTCATTGAAAGCATTGTGCCAGCAAGCCCGGGTCATTGTTTCGACAGTGGGACCTTACGCACTTTACGGTGAATCACTGGTCAAGGCTTGTGCGGAAGGTGGTACTGATTATTGCGACCTGACCGGAGAGGTGCAATGGATCCGACAGATGCTGGACCGGTATGAGGAAACGGCACGCAACAGCGGTGCACGCATTGTTCATTGCAGTGGCTTTGACTCAATACCTTCTGATATGGGCGTGTACTTTACCCAGAAAAAAGCCAGGGAAGTTTTGGGTTCATTCTGTTCAGATATCAGCATGCGGGTGAAAGCCGCCAGGGGTGGGATATCCGGTGGCACGCTGGCCAGTATGACTAACCTTACTCGTGAGGCAGCAAATAACCCGGCATTACGTCGGCAGTTGGCCAACCCTTATCTGCTCTGCCCTGACAATGAAAGCTTGAAGGCCAGACAGGAAGTTGTTAAAACACCGACGTATGATTCCGGCTTTGGGGCGTGGCTGGCACCCTTCATTATGGCTGGCATTAATTCCCGGGTGGTCCTTCGTTCCAATGCATTGGCTGAATTTCCTTATGGCAGGGATTTCAGGTACAGCGAAGCCATGCTGATGGGGGCTGGTTTCAAAGGTCGTTTACAGTCTTCCGCTCTGGTAGGCGGGCTGGGCCTGTTTATGCTGTCCATGGTGATTAAGCCAACCCGCTGGTTTATGGAGCGATTCGTGTTGCCAAAACCGGGCGAGGGCCCTTCTCCCGAAGCCCAGAAAACCGGGTTTTATGATATTCGCTTTCTGGGCAAAACAGCAGATGGCCAGGAAATTCGCACCCGTGTTGTTGGCCAGGGCGATCCGGGGTATGGCTCTACCGCCAGAATGCTGGGACAGGTGGCGGCAGGATTGGCCCTGGACTTGCACGATAACCAGCAGAAGAGCGTTAAAGCGGGCGGTTTCTGGACAACATCCACCTTGTTTGGTGACCGGCTTATTGAGCGTCTGGAAAAAGATGCAGAGGTCAAGTTTGAAGTAGTTGGTTAG
- a CDS encoding WD40 repeat domain-containing protein: MTEGNEEVFVGCDADGNWLQIGEISHPEGRLNHLNEHEGSVDYASINASGQHTLTVDKDRNALISGYNDDGAWVVQTEMHNCAYARFSPSGRMLRASLYKPEGSGSETIYRPTNVIYKVLDCRRPGKAQTLEHPGSSDIIFSPSEKLLLSYGFGSKFACIWGDDGAGNLVEKARAGNYQMGISHAAFNAQEDSVLTLDLKGNLKIQGLDSQGNLHKQLVVKHSDHILDAQFSHSGNLAYSTSLGTASILGRETNGEWIELAQTNPTFGVYGIEGVRFNGPENHFLTYGNKLDDKDQHQPGLVQLWGIDADGQWVEKDKIVLDHPVGMVKFSPDGDHLFIYCFNEQKDPDADSNFSTVLVCKIPATSGQEAAHT, translated from the coding sequence TTGACCGAGGGTAATGAGGAAGTCTTTGTGGGATGCGATGCTGATGGCAATTGGTTGCAGATTGGGGAAATCAGTCATCCTGAAGGTAGGTTAAATCACCTCAACGAGCATGAGGGAAGCGTAGATTACGCGTCCATTAATGCCTCCGGCCAACACACGCTGACTGTTGATAAAGATCGTAACGCCTTGATTTCCGGCTACAATGATGACGGTGCCTGGGTAGTACAAACTGAAATGCATAATTGTGCCTATGCTCGATTCAGTCCCTCCGGGCGTATGTTACGGGCAAGTCTTTATAAACCAGAGGGCAGCGGCAGCGAAACCATCTACAGACCGACCAATGTCATCTATAAAGTCCTCGACTGCCGCAGGCCGGGTAAAGCTCAAACCCTTGAGCACCCGGGCAGTAGCGACATCATCTTCAGCCCCTCAGAGAAACTGCTTTTGAGCTATGGCTTCGGTTCGAAATTTGCCTGCATTTGGGGTGATGATGGGGCAGGTAATCTTGTTGAGAAAGCAAGGGCAGGTAATTATCAGATGGGGATTTCCCATGCTGCCTTCAACGCTCAGGAGGACAGTGTACTGACCCTTGATCTTAAAGGGAACCTCAAAATTCAGGGCCTGGACAGTCAGGGAAATCTGCATAAACAACTGGTGGTTAAACATTCAGATCATATTCTTGATGCTCAGTTTTCCCATTCAGGGAACCTTGCCTATAGCACTAGTTTGGGCACCGCCAGTATTCTCGGGCGTGAAACGAATGGTGAGTGGATTGAGCTGGCGCAGACGAACCCGACCTTTGGTGTCTACGGGATCGAAGGAGTGCGTTTTAATGGTCCGGAAAATCATTTTCTGACCTACGGCAACAAACTAGACGATAAGGACCAACACCAGCCAGGCCTTGTGCAACTTTGGGGTATTGATGCTGACGGCCAATGGGTAGAAAAAGACAAGATAGTACTGGATCATCCCGTTGGAATGGTCAAGTTTAGCCCCGACGGTGATCATTTATTTATCTACTGCTTCAATGAACAAAAAGATCCTGACGCTGATTCAAATTTCAGTACTGTTTTAGTCTGTAAGATTCCTGCAACTTCGGGGCAGGAAGCAGCACATACCTGA
- a CDS encoding IS3 family transposase: MTERFFGSLKRERTDHYIFETRADVEAAVIACILFYNNHRLHSYLDYVSPVDFEQQEFRKAA; the protein is encoded by the coding sequence ATGACCGAACGCTTCTTTGGAAGTCTGAAAAGGGAAAGGACTGATCATTATATTTTCGAAACAAGAGCAGATGTTGAAGCAGCGGTTATTGCTTGTATTTTGTTCTACAACAACCACAGACTTCACTCCTATCTTGATTACGTGAGCCCTGTGGACTTTGAACAACAGGAATTCAGGAAAGCGGCTTAA